The following proteins come from a genomic window of Paramicrobacterium humi:
- a CDS encoding response regulator transcription factor, whose amino-acid sequence MTGPRILIVDDEPNIRDLLTTSLRFAGFAVRAVGNGAQAISAVLEEEPDLIILDVMLPDMNGFGVTKRLRASGYTAPILFLTAKDDTEDKITGLTVGGDDYVTKPFSLDEIVARIKAILRRTMQADEDAIIRAGELTMDQDTHEVYVGETSVELSPTEFKLLRYLMLNPNRVLSKAQILDHVWEYDFNGDAGIVESYISYLRRKLDQFSSEPLIQTKRGFGYMLKTGKQ is encoded by the coding sequence ATGACCGGACCACGCATCCTCATCGTCGATGACGAGCCCAACATCCGCGACCTGCTGACCACAAGCCTGCGCTTCGCGGGCTTCGCCGTGCGCGCTGTCGGAAACGGCGCCCAGGCGATCTCCGCCGTTCTGGAGGAGGAGCCCGACCTCATCATCCTCGACGTCATGCTGCCCGACATGAACGGCTTCGGCGTCACCAAGCGGCTGCGCGCCTCCGGGTACACGGCGCCGATCCTGTTCCTCACGGCGAAGGACGACACCGAGGACAAGATCACGGGACTCACCGTCGGCGGCGACGACTACGTCACGAAGCCGTTCAGCCTCGACGAGATCGTCGCGCGCATCAAGGCCATCCTGCGCCGCACCATGCAGGCGGACGAGGACGCCATCATCCGCGCGGGCGAGCTCACGATGGACCAGGACACCCACGAGGTGTACGTCGGCGAGACGAGCGTCGAGCTCAGCCCGACCGAGTTCAAGCTCTTGCGCTATCTCATGCTCAACCCCAACCGCGTGCTGAGCAAGGCGCAGATCCTCGACCACGTGTGGGAGTACGACTTCAACGGCGACGCGGGCATCGTCGAGAGCTACATCTCCTACTTGCGCCGCAAGCTCGACCAGTTCTCGTCGGAGCCGCTGATCCAGACGAAGCGCGGCTTCGGCTACATGCTGAAGACGGGCAAGCAGTAG
- a CDS encoding NAD(P)/FAD-dependent oxidoreductase, with the protein MPAFVIVGGGLAAASAAEELRAQGLDGAVTVIAGESHEPYIRPPLSKEVLLGTAEADTAFVHERGWYPEHDIELLTADAATRLDPPGRTVELASGRTISYDELLLATGARARRLEVPGADLPGVHVLRTLEDSEALREALRDGGKRVVTIGGGWIGLEVTAAAATYGNDVTVVMRGEIALASALGDDLGRFFQSRHEAHGVRFVTGANATRLTGEDRVTGVDTDTGEHLAADVVVVGIGAIPNTRLAEEAALDVDDGVLADAALRTSDEHIRAAGDVANAWHPVLERRLRSEHWANAIEQGKAAARSLLGQDVSYDEVPYFYTDQYDIGMEYAGYFPLARDADVLYRGDRESGEFIAFWLRNDAVVAGMNVNVWDVNDDIKELVRSGRRIDRARLADPDVALGDV; encoded by the coding sequence ATGCCCGCATTCGTCATCGTCGGCGGAGGCCTCGCCGCCGCGAGCGCCGCCGAAGAGCTGCGCGCGCAGGGCCTCGACGGAGCCGTCACCGTGATCGCCGGCGAGAGCCACGAACCGTACATCCGGCCGCCGCTGTCGAAAGAGGTGCTCCTCGGCACGGCGGAAGCGGACACGGCCTTCGTGCACGAGCGCGGCTGGTACCCCGAACACGACATCGAGCTCCTGACGGCGGATGCCGCCACGCGCCTCGATCCCCCGGGGCGCACCGTCGAGCTCGCCTCGGGCCGCACGATCTCCTACGACGAGCTGCTGCTCGCCACGGGAGCGCGAGCGCGCCGGCTCGAGGTGCCGGGCGCCGACCTGCCGGGCGTGCACGTGCTGCGCACCCTCGAGGACTCCGAGGCCCTGCGCGAGGCGCTGCGCGACGGCGGCAAGCGCGTCGTCACGATCGGCGGCGGCTGGATCGGCCTTGAGGTCACGGCGGCCGCCGCCACCTACGGCAACGACGTCACCGTCGTCATGCGCGGCGAGATCGCCCTCGCGTCCGCGCTCGGCGACGACCTCGGCCGGTTCTTCCAGAGCCGCCACGAGGCGCACGGCGTGCGCTTCGTCACGGGCGCGAACGCCACGCGCCTCACGGGGGAGGACCGCGTGACGGGAGTGGACACCGACACGGGCGAGCATCTCGCCGCCGACGTCGTCGTCGTCGGCATCGGCGCGATCCCCAACACTCGGCTCGCCGAGGAGGCGGCCCTCGACGTCGACGACGGCGTGCTCGCGGATGCCGCCCTGCGCACGAGCGACGAGCACATCCGCGCGGCGGGCGACGTCGCAAACGCGTGGCATCCCGTGCTCGAGCGGCGCTTGCGCAGCGAGCACTGGGCGAACGCCATCGAGCAGGGGAAGGCCGCCGCGCGCAGCCTGCTCGGCCAGGACGTGAGCTACGACGAGGTGCCGTACTTCTACACCGACCAGTACGACATCGGCATGGAGTACGCGGGCTACTTCCCGCTCGCCCGCGACGCGGACGTGCTCTATCGCGGCGACAGGGAGTCCGGCGAGTTCATCGCGTTCTGGCTGCGGAACGACGCCGTCGTCGCGGGCATGAACGTCAACGTCTGGGACGTGAACGACGACATCAAGGAGCTCGTTCGCTCGGGCCGGCGCATCGACCGCGCCCGGCTCGCTGACCCGGACGTCGCCCTCGGCGACGTCTGA
- the folP gene encoding dihydropteroate synthase: MHSRSPHDLPPLPALREPVRTIGAREFDFSRQVAVMAVVNRTPDSFYDRGATFALDRAVDACLDAVVAGADWVDIGGAPFAPGPPIPADEEAERVVPVVAAVRAASDVVISVDTFQAGVARRAIDAGADVINDTTGLRDPDLARVVADSAATVVITHSLAVPRTPYPRPHYDDVAGEVAAFLAERVESALAAGIPPERIVVDPGHDLNKNTMHSLELTRRLGRIVDLGYPTLVAVSNKDFIGESLDAAREERVEGSLVAAALCIAQGARIVRMHNVRESVAAVRMTEAILGLREPAYQRHNMGERND, encoded by the coding sequence ATGCACTCGCGCTCCCCGCACGACCTCCCGCCCCTTCCGGCCCTCCGCGAGCCGGTGCGCACGATCGGGGCGCGCGAGTTCGACTTCTCCCGTCAGGTCGCCGTCATGGCCGTCGTCAACCGAACGCCCGACTCGTTCTACGACCGCGGAGCCACGTTCGCCCTCGACCGCGCCGTCGACGCGTGCCTCGACGCCGTCGTCGCCGGCGCCGACTGGGTCGACATCGGCGGGGCGCCGTTCGCTCCGGGGCCGCCGATTCCCGCGGACGAGGAGGCCGAGCGCGTCGTGCCCGTCGTGGCCGCCGTGCGGGCGGCATCCGATGTCGTCATCTCCGTCGACACCTTCCAGGCCGGCGTCGCCCGACGCGCCATCGACGCGGGCGCCGACGTGATAAACGACACGACGGGGCTGCGCGATCCCGACCTCGCTCGCGTCGTCGCCGACAGCGCCGCCACCGTCGTCATCACGCACAGCCTCGCCGTGCCGCGCACGCCGTACCCGCGACCGCACTACGACGACGTCGCGGGGGAGGTCGCCGCGTTCCTCGCCGAGCGGGTCGAGAGCGCGCTCGCCGCCGGCATCCCGCCCGAGCGCATCGTCGTCGACCCGGGCCACGACCTCAACAAGAACACAATGCACAGCCTCGAGCTCACGCGCCGTCTCGGCCGCATCGTGGACCTCGGCTACCCGACCCTCGTCGCCGTGTCGAACAAGGACTTCATTGGCGAGAGCCTCGACGCCGCCCGCGAGGAGCGTGTCGAGGGCTCGCTCGTCGCGGCCGCGCTGTGCATCGCGCAGGGCGCGCGCATCGTGCGCATGCACAACGTGCGCGAATCGGTCGCGGCCGTGCGCATGACGGAGGCGATCCTCGGGCTGCGGGAGCCCGCCTACCAGCGGCACAACATGGGGGAGCGCAATGACTGA
- a CDS encoding pyrimidine reductase family protein produces the protein MTELTRVWPLPAATAEDDAGVADWYEVADRSEPWLRMNFVSSLDGAVTVGGLSGGLGTDADKRVFDTLRTLADVVIVGAGTVRAEGYGPMRVDAAEQRVARGLPAQPVFAIVSARLDLDADDRIFQDAPVRPIVATCETADPERRRRLAEVADVLVCGRDRVEGTALKAALAERGLTQMHSEGGPHLFGAMAEADAVDELCLTLSPMIAGGFAPRIIAGVDELRHSMRLGHVIEGDGTLLLRYVRA, from the coding sequence ATGACTGAGCTCACGCGCGTGTGGCCGCTGCCCGCGGCGACGGCCGAGGACGACGCGGGAGTCGCGGACTGGTACGAGGTCGCCGACCGCAGCGAGCCGTGGCTGCGCATGAACTTCGTCTCGAGCCTCGACGGCGCCGTCACCGTCGGCGGGCTCTCCGGCGGCCTCGGCACCGACGCCGACAAGCGCGTCTTTGACACGTTGCGCACCCTCGCCGACGTCGTCATCGTCGGCGCGGGAACCGTGCGAGCCGAAGGCTACGGCCCCATGCGAGTGGATGCCGCCGAGCAGCGCGTCGCGCGAGGGCTTCCCGCCCAGCCGGTGTTCGCCATCGTCTCCGCGCGGCTCGACCTCGACGCCGACGACCGCATCTTCCAGGACGCGCCCGTCCGGCCGATCGTGGCGACGTGCGAGACGGCCGACCCGGAGCGCCGGCGGCGCCTCGCCGAGGTCGCCGACGTGCTCGTGTGCGGACGGGACCGCGTCGAGGGGACCGCCCTCAAGGCGGCGCTCGCCGAGCGCGGCCTCACCCAGATGCACTCCGAGGGCGGCCCGCACCTGTTCGGCGCCATGGCCGAGGCCGACGCGGTCGACGAGCTGTGCCTGACCCTGAGCCCCATGATCGCGGGCGGCTTCGCACCGCGCATCATCGCCGGCGTCGACGAGCTGCGGCACAGCATGCGCCTCGGGCACGTCATCGAGGGCGACGGCACGCTGCTGTTGCGCTACGTGCGCGCCTGA
- a CDS encoding DNA repair helicase XPB, producing MSDGPLIVQSDRTVLLEVAHPSAEEARHELAVFAELERAPEHVHTYRITRLGLWNARAAGHRAEDMLATLEKYSKFPVPQSVSTDIADTVSRYGRLVIERDEEGALVLSSTDVAVLTEVSRSKRISPLLIGAPAPNSRLIQPWARGQVKQELVKLGWPAEDLAGYTPGTPHEIDLDESGWAMRDYQSKAVDNFFTGGSGVVVLPCGAGKTLVGAGAMATAKSTTLILVTNTISARQWRDELLKRTTLTEEEIGEYSGQVKEIKPVTIATYQILTSRRKGEYAHLSLLDAKDWGLVVYDEVHLLPAPVFKLTADLQARRRLGLTATLVREDGRAGDVFSLIGPKRFDAPWKEIESQGYISPADCFEVRVDMSQDDRLEYAASADSERYRLAATTPAKTDVVKQLIARHPEERILVIGQYLDQLDELAAVLDAPKLTGETPVDERERLYQAFRDGTEKVLVVSKVANFSVDLPEATVAIQVSGSFGSRQEEAQRLGRLLRPKQSGLTANFYTIVARDSLDQDFAQNRQRFLSEQGYSYTILDAHELAA from the coding sequence ATGTCTGACGGCCCTCTCATCGTGCAAAGCGACCGCACCGTGCTGCTCGAGGTCGCGCATCCGAGTGCGGAAGAGGCGCGCCACGAGCTCGCCGTCTTCGCCGAGCTCGAGCGCGCCCCCGAGCACGTGCACACCTACCGGATCACGCGGCTCGGCCTGTGGAACGCGCGCGCTGCCGGCCACCGTGCGGAGGACATGCTCGCGACGCTCGAGAAGTACTCGAAGTTCCCCGTGCCGCAGAGCGTCTCGACGGACATCGCCGACACCGTGTCCCGCTACGGCCGGCTCGTCATCGAGCGCGACGAGGAGGGCGCGCTCGTTCTCTCGTCCACGGATGTGGCCGTGCTCACGGAAGTGTCGCGCTCGAAGCGGATCAGTCCGCTGCTCATCGGCGCGCCCGCTCCGAACAGCCGGCTGATCCAGCCGTGGGCGCGCGGCCAAGTCAAGCAAGAGCTCGTCAAGCTCGGCTGGCCCGCCGAGGACCTCGCCGGATACACGCCGGGAACGCCGCACGAGATCGACCTCGACGAGTCGGGCTGGGCCATGCGCGACTACCAGTCGAAGGCGGTCGACAATTTCTTCACCGGCGGCTCCGGCGTCGTCGTGCTGCCGTGCGGGGCGGGCAAGACCCTCGTGGGCGCCGGCGCGATGGCGACGGCGAAGTCCACGACGCTCATTCTCGTCACCAACACGATCTCGGCCAGGCAGTGGCGCGACGAGCTGCTGAAGCGCACGACGCTCACGGAGGAGGAGATCGGCGAGTACTCCGGCCAGGTCAAGGAGATCAAGCCCGTCACGATCGCGACGTACCAGATCCTCACCTCCCGCCGGAAGGGCGAGTACGCGCACCTCTCGCTTCTCGACGCGAAGGACTGGGGCCTCGTCGTCTACGACGAGGTGCACTTGCTGCCCGCGCCCGTGTTCAAGCTCACCGCCGACCTGCAGGCCAGGAGGCGCCTCGGCCTCACGGCGACGCTCGTGCGCGAGGACGGCCGTGCGGGCGACGTGTTCAGCCTCATCGGACCCAAGCGGTTCGACGCGCCGTGGAAGGAGATCGAGTCGCAGGGCTACATCTCCCCCGCCGACTGCTTCGAAGTGCGCGTCGACATGTCGCAGGACGACCGGCTCGAGTACGCGGCCTCCGCGGACAGCGAGCGGTACCGGCTCGCCGCGACGACGCCGGCGAAGACCGACGTCGTGAAGCAGCTCATCGCCCGGCACCCCGAGGAGCGCATCCTCGTGATCGGGCAGTACCTCGACCAGCTCGACGAGCTCGCGGCGGTTCTCGACGCGCCGAAGCTCACGGGCGAGACGCCCGTCGACGAGCGCGAGCGGCTCTACCAGGCGTTCCGCGACGGCACCGAGAAGGTGCTCGTGGTCTCGAAGGTCGCGAACTTCTCCGTCGACCTGCCCGAGGCGACGGTGGCGATCCAGGTGTCGGGCTCGTTCGGCTCCCGCCAGGAAGAGGCGCAGCGCCTCGGCCGGCTGCTGCGTCCCAAGCAGTCCGGGCTCACGGCGAACTTCTACACGATCGTCGCCCGGGACTCGCTCGACCAGGACTTCGCGCAGAACCGGCAGCGGTTCCTCTCGGAGCAGGGCTACAGCTACACGATCCTCGACGCGCACGAGCTCGCGGCGTAG